The Streptomyces sp. NBC_01775 genome includes a region encoding these proteins:
- the clpS gene encoding ATP-dependent Clp protease adapter ClpS, with the protein MGTVSVAPTEIERPESSEEPVELPEPDVPWVTVVHNDPVNLMSYVTYVFQAYFGYSKEKAKKLMLDVHHKGRAIVSSGSREEMERDVQAMHGYGLWATLTQER; encoded by the coding sequence ATGGGGACTGTGAGTGTCGCCCCAACCGAGATCGAGCGCCCCGAATCCAGCGAGGAGCCCGTCGAGCTTCCCGAGCCCGACGTCCCCTGGGTCACCGTCGTACACAACGACCCGGTCAATCTCATGAGCTATGTGACCTATGTGTTCCAGGCGTACTTCGGCTATTCGAAGGAGAAGGCGAAGAAGCTGATGCTCGACGTGCATCACAAGGGCCGCGCCATCGTCTCCAGCGGGAGCCGCGAGGAGATGGAGCGCGACGTGCAGGCCATGCACGGCTACGGCCTGTGGGCCACGCTTACGCAGGAGCGCTGA
- a CDS encoding DUF2017 domain-containing protein, with protein sequence MAGHFEPTSDGGAAIALDEVEISILRSLAAQLVELIGPGSEPAPGPGAEESPESAPGGLDEELAGIEGVSWPPFGEGPTEPPADPALARLFPDAYGPGPDEKPDGSMSADDEGAAHAEEARSAAAEFRRYTENDLRARKREDGLAMVRALDGLAPGERGAVLTLAPDDSRQWLGAINDLRLAIGTRLEVTDDSDSELYRLPDSDPRKPMVMAYLWLGGLQETLIETLMA encoded by the coding sequence ATGGCGGGGCACTTCGAGCCGACGTCCGACGGCGGAGCGGCCATCGCGCTGGACGAGGTGGAGATCTCCATCCTGCGCAGCCTCGCCGCGCAGCTCGTGGAGCTGATCGGGCCGGGCAGCGAGCCCGCCCCCGGCCCTGGCGCCGAGGAGAGCCCCGAGAGCGCCCCTGGCGGTCTCGACGAGGAGCTGGCGGGCATCGAGGGCGTCTCCTGGCCCCCGTTCGGCGAGGGCCCCACGGAGCCCCCCGCCGACCCCGCGCTGGCGCGGCTCTTCCCCGACGCCTACGGGCCCGGTCCCGACGAGAAGCCCGACGGCAGCATGTCGGCCGACGACGAGGGCGCCGCGCACGCCGAGGAGGCCCGGTCCGCCGCCGCCGAGTTCCGCCGCTACACCGAGAACGACCTGCGCGCCCGCAAGCGCGAGGACGGTCTCGCCATGGTCCGGGCCCTGGACGGGCTCGCGCCGGGGGAGCGGGGCGCCGTGCTCACCCTGGCGCCGGACGACTCCCGGCAGTGGCTGGGGGCGATCAACGACCTTCGGCTGGCCATCGGCACCCGCCTGGAGGTGACGGACGACAGCGACAGTGAGCTGTACCGCCTTCCGGACTCGGACCCCCGCAAGCCCATGGTCATGGCCTATCTGTGGCTCGGCGGGCTCCAGGAGACGCTCATCGAGACGCTGATGGCCTGA
- a CDS encoding amino acid permease — MTSEQVADGGGNPPSASTDGSSGGAGPSDEGYQRGLGSRQVQMIAIGGAIGVGLFMGAGANIAKAGPSIILMYALAGVVIFFIMRALGELLMYRPVSGSFAEYAREFLGPFFGFVTGWTYWLLWIVTGMAELTAAAIYIHFWFPDIPQWVSALVFLVVLFGVNLISVKVFGEVEFWFSMIKVTAIIGMIVIGLGVLTLGFSQAGDTAAVSNLWAHEGFFPTGIGSSLMTLQGVMFAYIAVELVGITAGESQDPEKTLPKAINTLPWRIIIFYVGSLVVILSVVKWTEFAEGVSPFVEAFGKIGIPLGAGIVNFVVLTAALSSCNSGMYSTGRMLRDLAENKEAPGYFERLNSRQSPAVGIAVSVALMGIGVVLNYVVPEKAFAYVTSVATACGIWTWMMILISHLKYRRAVVAGRLPKSSFPAPGGSVFSWVALLFLTMVLVIVAIDETARISLYVGAGWAVVLGAYWVLHARNSAHAHRSSLPSIGAPATVGAGKLEAEAVTGQD, encoded by the coding sequence ATGACCTCCGAGCAGGTCGCGGACGGCGGGGGGAACCCCCCATCCGCAAGCACGGACGGAAGCAGCGGCGGGGCCGGGCCTTCCGACGAGGGCTACCAGCGAGGGCTGGGGAGCCGCCAGGTCCAGATGATCGCCATCGGCGGTGCCATCGGGGTAGGCCTGTTCATGGGAGCCGGGGCGAACATCGCCAAGGCCGGCCCCAGCATCATCCTGATGTACGCCCTGGCGGGCGTCGTCATCTTCTTCATCATGCGGGCGCTCGGCGAGCTGCTGATGTACCGCCCGGTCTCCGGCAGCTTCGCGGAGTACGCCCGGGAGTTCCTGGGGCCGTTCTTCGGCTTCGTGACGGGCTGGACCTACTGGCTGCTGTGGATCGTCACCGGCATGGCCGAGCTGACCGCGGCGGCGATCTACATCCATTTCTGGTTCCCGGACATCCCGCAGTGGGTCAGCGCGCTGGTCTTCCTGGTGGTGCTGTTCGGTGTGAACCTGATCTCGGTGAAGGTCTTCGGCGAGGTCGAGTTCTGGTTCTCGATGATCAAGGTCACCGCGATCATCGGCATGATCGTGATCGGTCTCGGCGTGCTCACCCTGGGCTTCTCGCAGGCCGGTGACACCGCGGCCGTCAGCAACCTGTGGGCCCATGAGGGCTTCTTCCCCACCGGCATCGGCTCCAGCCTGATGACGCTCCAGGGCGTGATGTTCGCCTACATCGCGGTGGAGCTCGTCGGTATCACCGCGGGCGAGAGCCAGGACCCGGAGAAGACGCTGCCCAAGGCGATCAACACGCTGCCGTGGCGCATCATCATCTTCTACGTCGGCTCGCTCGTCGTGATCCTGTCCGTGGTCAAGTGGACCGAGTTCGCCGAGGGCGTCAGCCCCTTCGTGGAGGCGTTCGGCAAGATCGGCATTCCGCTCGGCGCCGGCATCGTCAACTTCGTCGTGCTGACCGCCGCGCTCTCCTCCTGCAACTCCGGGATGTACTCCACGGGCCGTATGCTGCGCGACCTGGCGGAGAACAAGGAGGCCCCCGGCTACTTCGAGCGCCTGAACTCACGGCAGTCCCCGGCCGTGGGCATCGCCGTCTCGGTGGCGCTCATGGGTATCGGCGTGGTGCTCAACTACGTGGTGCCGGAGAAGGCGTTCGCCTATGTGACCTCGGTGGCCACCGCGTGCGGCATCTGGACCTGGATGATGATCCTCATCAGCCACCTGAAGTACCGGCGCGCCGTCGTCGCGGGGCGGCTGCCGAAGTCCTCGTTCCCCGCGCCGGGCGGCAGCGTCTTCTCCTGGGTCGCGCTGCTCTTCCTGACCATGGTCCTGGTGATCGTGGCGATCGACGAGACGGCGCGGATCTCGCTGTACGTCGGCGCCGGCTGGGCCGTGGTGCTGGGCGCGTACTGGGTGCTGCACGCCCGCAACAGCGCGCACGCGCACCGCTCCTCGCTGCCCTCCATCGGGGCGCCGGCGACCGTGGGCGCCGGCAAGCTCGAGGCTGAGGCCGTCACCGGCCAGGACTGA
- a CDS encoding M67 family metallopeptidase, whose product MLTITQELHDKIVAHARQDHPDEACGVIAGPAGEGRAERFIPMLNAARSPTFYEFDSTDLLKLYREMDDRDEEPVVIYHSHTATEAYPSRTDISYANEPGAHYVLVSTAECGNDEGPFSFRSFRIVDGEVTEEEVKLVEAY is encoded by the coding sequence ATGCTGACCATCACCCAGGAGCTGCACGACAAGATCGTCGCCCACGCCCGCCAGGATCACCCCGACGAGGCGTGCGGCGTGATCGCGGGCCCGGCGGGGGAGGGCCGCGCCGAGCGCTTCATCCCGATGCTGAACGCCGCGCGCTCCCCTACCTTCTACGAGTTCGACTCGACCGACCTGCTCAAGCTCTACCGCGAGATGGACGACCGCGACGAGGAACCCGTCGTGATCTACCACTCGCACACCGCGACCGAGGCGTACCCCTCGCGCACCGACATCAGCTACGCCAACGAGCCCGGCGCGCACTACGTCCTCGTCTCCACCGCCGAGTGCGGCAACGACGAAGGCCCCTTCTCCTTCCGCTCGTTCCGGATCGTGGACGGCGAGGTCACCGAGGAGGAAGTGAAGCTCGTCGAGGCGTACTGA
- a CDS encoding putative leader peptide, with protein MVVHDVSAFDKTPGTLLVARLHVDLCRLASAICPRGARQGAAVA; from the coding sequence ATGGTTGTCCACGACGTGAGCGCATTCGACAAGACCCCGGGCACGCTGCTCGTGGCGCGCCTGCACGTCGACCTGTGCCGGCTCGCCAGCGCGATCTGTCCGCGCGGTGCCCGGCAGGGCGCAGCCGTCGCCTGA
- a CDS encoding MoaD/ThiS family protein yields the protein MAIEVRIPTILRTYTDGQKAVEGTGTTVGELFADLESRHTGIQDRLVDGGELRRFVNVYLNDEDVRFLDGISTKLSDGDSVTILPAVAGGSGAMS from the coding sequence ATGGCCATCGAGGTCCGCATTCCGACCATCCTCCGCACCTACACCGACGGGCAGAAGGCCGTCGAGGGCACGGGCACGACCGTCGGTGAGCTGTTCGCCGACCTGGAGAGCCGCCACACCGGCATCCAGGACCGCCTCGTCGACGGCGGCGAGCTGCGCCGCTTCGTGAACGTCTACCTCAACGACGAGGACGTCCGCTTCCTGGACGGCATCTCCACCAAGCTCAGCGACGGCGACAGCGTCACGATCCTCCCGGCCGTCGCCGGGGGTTCCGGGGCCATGAGCTGA
- a CDS encoding PLP-dependent cysteine synthase family protein, which produces MRYDSPLDAVGNTPLVRLPRLSLSDEVRIWAKLEDRNPTGSIKDRPALHMVEQAEKDGRLTPGCTILEPTSGNTGISLAMAARLKGYRIVCVMPENTSEERRQLLAMWGAEIISSPAAGGSNTAVRVAKELAAEHPDWVMLYQYGNPDNSGAHYATTGPEILADLPSVTHFVAGLGTTGTLMGAGRYLREHRPDIKIVAAEPRYDDLVYGLRNLDEGFVPELYDESVLTTRFSVGSEDAVTRTRELLAQEGIFAGVSTGAALHAAIGVGRKAERAGESADIVFVVADGGWKYLSTGLYTAETTEEAIAAVQGQLWA; this is translated from the coding sequence ATGCGCTACGACTCCCCGCTGGACGCCGTCGGCAACACGCCCCTCGTACGGCTTCCCCGGCTCTCGCTCTCGGACGAGGTGCGGATCTGGGCGAAGCTGGAGGACCGCAACCCGACCGGCTCCATCAAGGACCGCCCGGCCCTGCACATGGTCGAACAGGCCGAGAAGGACGGGCGGTTGACCCCCGGCTGCACCATCCTGGAGCCGACCTCGGGCAACACCGGCATCTCGCTGGCGATGGCGGCCAGGCTCAAGGGCTACCGCATCGTCTGCGTCATGCCGGAGAACACCAGCGAGGAGCGGCGCCAGCTGCTGGCCATGTGGGGCGCCGAGATCATCTCGTCCCCGGCGGCGGGCGGCTCCAACACGGCGGTGCGTGTCGCCAAGGAGCTGGCCGCCGAGCACCCGGACTGGGTGATGCTCTACCAGTACGGCAATCCCGACAATTCAGGCGCCCACTACGCCACCACGGGCCCCGAGATCCTCGCCGACCTGCCCTCGGTGACCCACTTCGTCGCGGGCCTGGGCACGACCGGCACCCTGATGGGCGCGGGCCGCTACCTGCGCGAGCACCGCCCGGACATCAAGATCGTCGCCGCCGAGCCGCGCTACGACGACCTCGTCTACGGGCTGCGCAACCTGGATGAGGGCTTCGTCCCCGAGCTGTACGACGAGTCGGTGCTGACCACCCGCTTCTCCGTCGGCTCCGAGGACGCGGTGACCCGCACGCGTGAACTCCTCGCGCAGGAAGGCATCTTCGCCGGGGTCTCCACCGGCGCCGCGCTGCACGCGGCGATCGGCGTGGGCCGCAAGGCGGAGCGGGCGGGGGAGAGCGCCGACATCGTCTTCGTCGTGGCCGACGGCGGCTGGAAGTACCTCTCGACGGGCCTGTACACCGCGGAGACCACGGAAGAGGCGATCGCCGCCGTACAGGGCCAGCTCTGGGCGTGA
- a CDS encoding type II toxin-antitoxin system PemK/MazF family toxin, translating into MDTTWWLALGAVVLLAFVAALVDGRGRLGPRRRGAADAARAARAHGAPLPRPGEIWRTSLPDGEEQLFLVLAVRTDGARLARLTREPSPVPVLPPQDPDGPAYLEEDGLVEAGLARLLGRTGEVDARTWERVRHLAE; encoded by the coding sequence ATGGATACGACGTGGTGGCTGGCGCTGGGCGCGGTCGTACTGCTCGCCTTCGTGGCGGCGCTCGTGGACGGGCGGGGGCGGCTGGGGCCCCGGCGCAGAGGCGCGGCGGACGCGGCACGCGCCGCCAGGGCGCACGGCGCGCCCCTGCCCCGCCCCGGTGAGATCTGGCGTACGAGCCTGCCCGACGGCGAGGAGCAGCTCTTCCTCGTGCTGGCCGTGCGCACCGACGGGGCGCGGCTCGCCCGGCTGACGCGCGAGCCCTCGCCGGTGCCGGTGCTGCCGCCCCAGGACCCGGACGGGCCCGCCTATCTGGAGGAGGACGGCCTGGTCGAGGCGGGCCTCGCCCGGCTGCTGGGCCGTACGGGCGAGGTGGACGCGCGGACGTGGGAGCGCGTCAGGCACCTGGCCGAATGA
- a CDS encoding MBL fold metallo-hydrolase, with amino-acid sequence MKLTVVGCSGSFPSTESACSSYLVEADGFRLLLDMGNGALGELQRHIGLYDLDAIALSHLHADHCIDMCGYFVARYYRHEGGRCAPLPVYGPPGTEERLTTAYADTPSDSSMSEVFAFRALTPRGGFELGPFRVTSELVDHPVESYAFRIEHKDSGKVLTYSGDTGPCASLELAARDASLFLCEASFTDGKEHIPGLHLNGREAGEAAARAGAARLVLTHVPPWTDPQINLRDAKAAFGGSVEMARAGAVYEL; translated from the coding sequence ATGAAGCTCACCGTCGTCGGCTGTTCCGGGTCGTTTCCGTCAACGGAATCGGCCTGTTCGAGCTATCTCGTCGAGGCCGACGGCTTCCGGCTGCTCCTGGACATGGGCAACGGCGCGCTCGGCGAGCTCCAGCGCCACATCGGCCTGTACGACTTGGACGCCATCGCGCTCAGCCACCTTCACGCGGACCACTGCATCGACATGTGCGGCTACTTCGTCGCGCGCTACTACCGTCACGAGGGCGGCCGTTGCGCGCCCCTGCCGGTCTACGGGCCGCCCGGTACCGAGGAGCGCCTCACCACGGCCTACGCCGACACCCCCTCCGACTCGTCGATGAGCGAGGTCTTCGCCTTCCGCGCGCTCACCCCGCGGGGCGGCTTCGAGCTGGGGCCCTTCCGTGTCACCTCGGAGCTGGTCGACCATCCGGTGGAGTCCTACGCGTTCCGTATCGAACACAAGGACAGTGGGAAGGTTCTCACGTACTCGGGCGACACGGGACCCTGCGCCTCGCTCGAACTCGCCGCGCGGGACGCCTCGCTGTTCCTGTGCGAGGCGTCCTTCACCGACGGGAAAGAGCACATCCCAGGGCTGCACCTCAACGGGCGTGAGGCGGGGGAGGCGGCGGCGCGGGCCGGGGCCGCGCGGCTCGTGCTCACGCACGTGCCGCCGTGGACGGATCCGCAGATCAACCTGCGCGACGCGAAGGCCGCCTTCGGCGGGTCGGTGGAGATGGCGCGGGCCGGCGCGGTTTACGAACTGTGA
- a CDS encoding PTS transporter subunit EIIC, producing MSTDTAAPAKRRGSGLFQGLQKVGRSLQLPIAVLPAAGILNRLGQPDVFGDKGLKWHDVAAAFAGAGGAIFDNLPLLFCIGVAIGFAKKSDGSTALAALVGFLVYKNVLEAFPVHEAVVKAGEDTPAVYNDPGVLGGVLMGLISAIVWQRFHRTKLVDWLGFFNGRRLVPIIMAFVGLAVGVLFTLIWGPIGEAITSFGEWMTGLGATGAGIFGLINRALIPVGMHQFLNTVSWFQLGDFKNASGDVVHGDIARFFAGDPTAGQFMSGFFPIMMFGLPAAAIAIAHCAKPHRRKAVTGMMVSLALTSFVTGITEPIEFSFMFIAPVLYVVHAVLTAVSMAVTWALGVHDGFSFSAGFIDYAINWSLATKPWLIIPIGLCFAVVYYALFRFLIVRFDIKTPGREPDEEVEDLTK from the coding sequence ATGAGCACGGACACCGCCGCTCCCGCGAAGAGGCGGGGCTCCGGCCTGTTCCAGGGACTGCAAAAGGTCGGCCGCAGCCTTCAGCTGCCGATCGCCGTCCTGCCCGCCGCCGGCATTCTGAACCGGCTGGGGCAGCCCGATGTCTTCGGCGACAAGGGCCTGAAGTGGCACGACGTCGCAGCCGCTTTCGCGGGTGCGGGCGGCGCGATCTTCGACAACCTGCCGCTGCTGTTCTGCATCGGCGTCGCGATCGGCTTCGCCAAGAAGTCCGACGGCTCCACGGCGCTCGCCGCACTCGTCGGCTTCCTGGTCTACAAGAACGTCCTTGAGGCGTTCCCCGTGCACGAGGCCGTCGTCAAGGCGGGCGAGGACACCCCGGCCGTCTACAACGACCCGGGCGTCCTGGGCGGCGTGCTCATGGGGCTGATATCCGCGATCGTCTGGCAGCGCTTCCACCGCACCAAGCTGGTGGACTGGCTCGGCTTCTTCAACGGGCGCCGGCTGGTGCCGATCATCATGGCGTTCGTGGGCCTGGCCGTCGGCGTGCTCTTCACCCTCATCTGGGGTCCCATCGGCGAGGCGATCACCTCGTTCGGCGAGTGGATGACGGGCCTGGGCGCGACCGGCGCCGGCATCTTCGGCCTGATCAACCGCGCGCTGATCCCCGTCGGCATGCACCAGTTCCTCAACACGGTTTCCTGGTTCCAGCTCGGCGACTTCAAGAACGCCTCGGGCGACGTCGTACACGGCGACATCGCGCGGTTCTTCGCGGGCGACCCGACAGCGGGGCAGTTCATGTCCGGCTTCTTCCCGATCATGATGTTCGGCCTGCCCGCCGCGGCGATCGCCATCGCCCACTGCGCCAAGCCGCACCGCCGCAAGGCCGTGACGGGCATGATGGTCTCGCTGGCGCTGACCTCGTTCGTGACCGGCATCACCGAACCGATCGAGTTCTCCTTCATGTTCATCGCGCCGGTGCTGTACGTGGTGCACGCGGTACTGACGGCCGTCTCCATGGCGGTGACCTGGGCGCTGGGGGTGCACGACGGCTTCAGCTTCTCGGCGGGCTTCATCGACTACGCCATCAACTGGAGCCTCGCGACCAAGCCATGGCTGATCATCCCGATCGGCCTCTGTTTCGCGGTGGTCTACTACGCGCTCTTCCGCTTCCTGATCGTCAGATTCGACATCAAGACCCCGGGCCGCGAGCCCGACGAAGAGGTCGAGGATTTGACCAAGTAG
- a CDS encoding PTS transporter subunit EIIC, whose product MGRSLQLPIAVLPAAGILNRLGQPDIFGDEGLGWTDVAKVFLGAGGALLDSALGLPLLFCVGVAIGMAKKADGSTALAAVTGFLVYYNILQQFPDCAAGAAFDPEQGTCLAKDGSTAGAETFQNPGVFGGIIVGLLSAWFWQRFHRVKLVDWLGFFNGRRLVPIIMAFVALFFAVLCQWVWPPVGDALTSFSKWMSDLGAWGSGIFGVANRALIPIGMHQFLNTFMWFQFGDFKKPDGTIVHGDINRFLAGDPTAGQFTSGFFPIMMFALPAAALAITHAARPERRKVVGGLMLSVGLTSFVTGITEPIEFAFLFVAPALFVIHVLLTGVSMALTWALGVHDGFSFSAGLIDYVINWSLATKPWLIIPIGLCFAVVYYVLFRIVIVKFDLKTPGREPEELAEELEEENTQA is encoded by the coding sequence ATGGGCCGCAGCCTCCAGCTGCCCATCGCCGTGCTCCCCGCCGCCGGCATCCTCAACCGGCTCGGCCAGCCCGACATCTTCGGGGACGAGGGCCTGGGCTGGACGGATGTGGCCAAGGTCTTCCTGGGCGCGGGCGGCGCGCTGCTGGACTCGGCGCTCGGGCTGCCGCTGCTGTTCTGCGTGGGTGTGGCGATCGGCATGGCCAAGAAGGCCGACGGCTCGACCGCGCTGGCTGCCGTGACGGGCTTCCTCGTCTACTACAACATCCTCCAGCAGTTCCCCGACTGCGCCGCCGGCGCGGCCTTCGATCCGGAGCAGGGCACCTGTCTGGCCAAGGACGGCTCGACCGCGGGCGCGGAGACCTTCCAGAATCCGGGGGTCTTCGGCGGCATCATCGTCGGCCTGCTGTCCGCGTGGTTCTGGCAGCGCTTCCACCGGGTCAAACTGGTGGACTGGCTCGGCTTCTTCAACGGGCGCCGGCTGGTGCCGATCATCATGGCCTTCGTCGCGCTGTTCTTCGCCGTGCTGTGCCAGTGGGTGTGGCCGCCGGTGGGTGACGCGCTCACCAGCTTCTCGAAGTGGATGTCGGACCTGGGGGCCTGGGGCTCGGGCATCTTCGGCGTGGCCAACCGGGCACTGATCCCGATCGGTATGCACCAGTTCCTGAACACCTTCATGTGGTTCCAGTTCGGGGACTTCAAGAAGCCGGACGGCACAATCGTCCACGGTGACATCAACCGCTTCCTGGCGGGCGACCCGACGGCCGGCCAGTTCACCTCGGGCTTCTTCCCGATCATGATGTTCGCGCTGCCCGCCGCCGCGCTGGCCATCACTCACGCAGCCCGGCCCGAGCGGCGCAAGGTGGTCGGCGGTCTGATGCTCTCGGTGGGGCTGACCTCGTTCGTGACGGGCATCACCGAGCCGATCGAGTTCGCGTTCTTGTTCGTGGCGCCCGCGCTGTTCGTGATCCATGTGCTGCTCACCGGGGTTTCGATGGCGCTGACCTGGGCGCTGGGGGTGCACGACGGCTTCAGCTTCTCGGCCGGTCTGATCGACTACGTCATCAACTGGAGCCTGGCGACCAAGCCATGGCTGATCATCCCGATCGGACTGTGCTTCGCGGTGGTCTATTACGTGCTCTTCCGGATCGTGATCGTCAAGTTCGATCTGAAGACACCGGGGCGCGAGCCGGAGGAGCTGGCCGAGGAGCTCGAGGAAGAGAACACGCAGGCCTGA
- a CDS encoding PTS glucose/sucrose transporter subunit IIB codes for MRSTGSEHQEKHMATKAEKIVAGLGGLDNIEEVEGCITRLRTEVKDASLVDEKALKAAGAHGVVKMGSAIQVVIGTDADPIAADIEDMM; via the coding sequence CTGCGCTCCACCGGCTCTGAACACCAGGAGAAGCACATGGCCACCAAGGCTGAGAAGATCGTCGCCGGACTCGGCGGGCTCGACAACATCGAAGAGGTCGAGGGCTGCATCACCCGGCTCCGCACCGAGGTGAAGGACGCCTCCCTCGTCGACGAGAAGGCGCTGAAGGCCGCCGGCGCCCACGGCGTCGTCAAGATGGGCTCCGCGATCCAGGTCGTCATCGGCACCGACGCCGACCCGATCGCGGCGGACATCGAAGACATGATGTAA
- the rph gene encoding ribonuclease PH, which produces MSRIDGRTAEELRPVTIERGWNKHAEGSVLVSFGDTKVLCNASMTEGVPRWRKGSGEGWVTAEYAMLPRSTNTRGDRESVRGKIGGRTHEISRLIGRSLRAVIDYRALGENTVVLDCDVLQADGGTRTAAITGAYVALADAVAWAQGRKIIKSKAQPLTGTVAAVSVGIVDGAPLLDLCYEEDVRAETDMNVVCTGDGHFVEVQGTAEGAPFARTELNGLLDLAVKGCAQLDGAQRTALGR; this is translated from the coding sequence ATGTCACGAATCGACGGCCGTACGGCCGAGGAACTGCGCCCTGTCACCATCGAACGCGGCTGGAACAAGCACGCGGAGGGCTCCGTCCTGGTCTCCTTCGGTGACACCAAGGTGCTGTGCAACGCGAGCATGACCGAGGGCGTGCCCCGCTGGCGCAAGGGCAGCGGCGAGGGCTGGGTCACCGCCGAGTACGCCATGCTGCCGCGCTCGACCAACACCCGCGGTGACCGCGAGTCCGTACGCGGCAAGATCGGCGGACGCACCCACGAGATCTCCCGCCTCATCGGCCGCTCCCTGCGCGCCGTGATCGACTACCGGGCGCTGGGCGAGAACACCGTCGTCCTGGACTGCGACGTCCTCCAGGCCGACGGCGGCACCCGCACCGCGGCCATCACCGGCGCCTATGTCGCGCTCGCCGACGCGGTGGCCTGGGCCCAGGGGCGCAAGATCATCAAGTCCAAGGCGCAGCCGCTGACCGGCACCGTCGCCGCCGTCAGCGTCGGCATCGTCGACGGCGCCCCGCTGCTGGACCTGTGCTACGAGGAGGACGTGCGCGCCGAGACCGACATGAACGTGGTCTGCACCGGCGACGGCCACTTCGTCGAGGTCCAGGGCACCGCCGAGGGCGCCCCCTTCGCCCGGACGGAGCTGAACGGCCTCCTCGACCTGGCCGTCAAGGGCTGCGCCCAGCTGGACGGGGCTCAGCGCACGGCACTGGGGCGCTGA
- the rdgB gene encoding RdgB/HAM1 family non-canonical purine NTP pyrophosphatase codes for MSTQRLILATRNAHKLTELRTILAEAGLDLDLVGAEAYPEIPDVKETGVTFAENALLKAHALAQATSLPAVADDSGLCVAVLGGAPGIFSARWAGRHGDDDANLSLLLAQLGDIDDAHRAAHFECAAALALPDGTERVVNGRLRGTLRHSPVGGNGFGYDPILQPDGENRTCAELTPDEKNAISHRGRAFRALAPLVGDLLAEG; via the coding sequence ATGAGCACCCAGCGCCTGATTCTCGCCACCCGCAACGCCCACAAGCTCACCGAGCTGAGGACGATCCTCGCCGAGGCGGGCCTCGACCTCGACCTGGTCGGCGCCGAGGCCTACCCCGAGATCCCCGACGTCAAGGAGACCGGGGTGACCTTCGCCGAGAACGCCCTCCTCAAGGCGCACGCCCTGGCCCAGGCCACCTCGCTGCCCGCCGTCGCCGACGACTCGGGCCTGTGCGTGGCAGTGCTCGGCGGTGCCCCCGGTATCTTCTCCGCGCGCTGGGCGGGCCGGCACGGAGACGACGACGCCAACTTGAGCCTGCTGCTCGCCCAGCTCGGCGACATCGACGACGCCCACCGCGCCGCCCACTTCGAGTGCGCCGCGGCCCTCGCGCTGCCCGACGGCACCGAGCGCGTCGTCAACGGCCGCCTGCGCGGCACCCTGCGCCACTCCCCGGTGGGCGGCAACGGCTTCGGCTACGACCCCATCCTCCAGCCCGACGGCGAGAACAGGACCTGCGCCGAGCTGACCCCCGATGAGAAGAACGCCATCAGCCACCGGGGCCGGGCGTTCCGCGCCCTGGCCCCTCTTGTCGGCGACCTGCTGGCAGAGGGCTGA